In Synechococcus sp. A18-25c, a single window of DNA contains:
- a CDS encoding GNAT family N-acetyltransferase yields MKPIIPAIQLQQLHADTLPAWLHLTSPLLRSYANAALGINGPDSNNFIALALEGESREQIGLLLAEVMDWPTKNEAAAQRLCIHSLCVAKPYRRQGLGRLLLTQSQQWAIAHHLSGLHMPVPLQSQSSEALLTLTATKGGWTSTPGKVVVRLSVSATVETLLQRLELVVERQSRNASWQIAPYPKSPTTAFQERITKAEQADIATPLDLDQESLPWQPAVDYSRIVLSEGQIIGWLITHYVSADCLRYAKFWVDPGWEHTGAPLAMLASVMRSAHFSESTNVIPKGCFISHPSNQPLHHWVEKQFKPVSDSWCQIENRDLLFQQPQE; encoded by the coding sequence ATGAAGCCAATCATTCCAGCGATTCAATTGCAGCAACTCCATGCCGACACACTGCCAGCATGGTTGCATCTCACATCACCATTGCTGCGCTCTTACGCGAATGCCGCACTGGGTATTAATGGGCCAGATAGCAACAACTTCATTGCGCTGGCTTTGGAAGGTGAATCACGTGAGCAGATTGGTCTGCTGCTCGCTGAGGTGATGGATTGGCCAACCAAGAACGAGGCTGCAGCCCAACGACTCTGCATACACAGCCTGTGTGTTGCAAAGCCTTATCGTCGCCAAGGATTGGGGCGGCTGTTATTGACCCAATCCCAACAGTGGGCCATCGCACATCACCTGTCAGGCCTGCACATGCCTGTGCCCCTTCAGTCTCAATCGAGTGAAGCTCTATTGACATTGACGGCAACAAAGGGTGGCTGGACATCAACACCCGGAAAAGTAGTTGTCAGGCTGTCCGTGAGTGCCACTGTTGAGACGTTGCTACAACGACTTGAGTTAGTGGTTGAGCGTCAATCTCGCAATGCTTCCTGGCAAATAGCACCGTACCCAAAATCACCAACCACCGCGTTTCAGGAACGCATCACCAAAGCAGAGCAAGCAGACATTGCAACTCCCCTAGATTTGGATCAGGAGAGCCTGCCGTGGCAGCCTGCAGTGGACTACAGCCGGATCGTTCTCTCCGAAGGCCAGATCATTGGCTGGCTGATTACCCATTACGTGAGTGCTGATTGTCTTCGCTATGCCAAGTTTTGGGTGGATCCTGGCTGGGAACACACGGGAGCACCCCTGGCCATGCTGGCCTCTGTCATGCGATCAGCTCATTTCAGCGAAAGCACGAACGTCATCCCCAAAGGATGCTTCATTTCCCACCCATCCAACCAGCCATTGCATCACTGGGTCGAGAAACAATTCAAGCCTGTCAGCGACAGCTGGTGTCAGATCGAGAATCGAGATTTATTGTTTCAACAGCCTCAAGAATGA
- a CDS encoding pentapeptide repeat-containing protein, which produces MSSHKELSVKPNNPYYKLIEIYSGRQVQAGEVVDGIPAGPGVQAQNLDLKGSYFQGAFLAFSDFSGSNLDDVNLQAGSISFGDFSDVSFRNALLSITSFAQADLAGADLREAQMVLMDNSNVDLQDADLRGAQIVGSTFDFGNLRNANFTESIIQDTGFQFSDLRGTNFEGVVLSGCTFYGAKFDRETFKGAILDETIMPNGIVLSSSKNSQEQVLFGAKDSVLEVDPDSVIYTAALQEQTPGRFAYGTKLRRGLALVSGTNARGRNLSGFNLSDLSLDGSDFRDADLTGADLGGTSFVASQLDDLIAIGADFVNGSISGSSAQGAVFDDTNWNFSSLATADLMDASFLNADLRFTNLLATDFRNADLRGANLTDANAINGDFRGADLRGANLTNLDLTDADLRGALTDASTIFCNTVMPDGSVEDPINGLCPGQPTFVFDPVPI; this is translated from the coding sequence ATGTCTAGCCACAAAGAATTAAGCGTTAAGCCAAACAATCCTTATTACAAGCTGATTGAAATTTATTCTGGAAGGCAGGTTCAGGCTGGAGAAGTTGTTGATGGCATACCCGCTGGTCCTGGCGTACAGGCACAAAATCTTGATCTGAAGGGGTCTTATTTTCAAGGAGCGTTCCTTGCATTCAGTGATTTCTCCGGGAGCAATCTTGATGATGTGAATCTGCAGGCGGGTTCGATTTCGTTTGGAGACTTCAGTGATGTCTCCTTTCGAAATGCCTTGTTGTCGATTACGTCATTTGCGCAAGCGGATCTCGCTGGAGCTGATCTGCGGGAAGCTCAGATGGTGTTGATGGATAACTCCAATGTTGATCTTCAAGACGCCGATCTCCGTGGAGCCCAAATCGTTGGAAGCACCTTTGATTTCGGTAATCTGAGGAACGCCAATTTCACTGAATCAATCATTCAAGACACTGGATTTCAGTTCTCCGACCTGCGCGGGACCAACTTTGAGGGTGTTGTGCTCAGCGGATGCACATTTTACGGTGCCAAGTTTGACCGAGAAACGTTCAAAGGCGCGATTTTGGATGAAACAATTATGCCCAATGGCATCGTTCTTAGCTCTTCTAAGAATTCCCAGGAACAGGTGTTGTTTGGCGCGAAAGACTCGGTTCTTGAAGTGGATCCTGATAGTGTGATTTACACCGCAGCACTGCAAGAGCAAACACCAGGCCGGTTCGCCTATGGAACCAAACTTCGCAGGGGGTTGGCGTTGGTCTCTGGTACCAATGCTCGAGGACGCAATCTCTCTGGGTTCAACTTGAGTGATCTTTCGCTTGATGGCAGCGACTTCCGTGATGCTGATCTCACCGGTGCTGATCTGGGTGGAACATCGTTTGTCGCATCACAGCTGGATGACCTAATTGCTATTGGTGCTGACTTTGTTAATGGGTCGATCTCAGGTTCTTCCGCTCAGGGCGCTGTTTTTGACGACACCAACTGGAATTTCTCAAGTCTGGCCACCGCCGATCTCATGGATGCCAGTTTTTTGAATGCTGATCTTCGCTTCACCAACTTACTCGCCACGGATTTCAGGAATGCGGATTTGAGAGGTGCGAATCTCACAGACGCCAATGCCATCAATGGTGATTTTCGTGGCGCGGATTTACGTGGGGCGAACCTGACCAACCTTGATTTAACTGACGCCGATCTTCGTGGTGCCTTGACGGATGCGTCGACGATCTTCTGCAACACAGTGATGCCTGACGGCTCAGTTGAGGACCCCATCAACGGTCTTTGTCCTGGTCAGCCCACCTTCGTATTTGATCCAGTCCCGATTTGA
- a CDS encoding metallophosphoesterase: MASPHGHHWVIGDVHGCDEALQRLLAVLPKTDHLVFCGDVINRGPNIADCINRVWGLVSCGRATWLRGNHEQTLIESLKAAPTASGADLFTIETYHQLGEPQTREWLQRLRTLPLVYRGHGWVATHAGFDEHGQPDLDVRESFWERYDGRYGMVVVGHTPRPAVEQRGQIVMIDTGAVYGGPLTAFCPETHAVVQVIGQPAEQAVHRPQRTLTAGVPC; this comes from the coding sequence ATGGCGTCCCCACACGGCCATCACTGGGTCATTGGAGACGTCCACGGCTGCGACGAGGCGTTGCAGCGTTTGTTGGCAGTGCTTCCCAAAACGGATCACCTGGTGTTCTGCGGTGATGTGATCAACAGAGGTCCAAACATCGCGGACTGCATCAATCGGGTCTGGGGTTTGGTGAGCTGCGGACGAGCCACCTGGCTGCGTGGCAACCATGAACAGACCCTGATCGAAAGTCTCAAAGCAGCGCCAACAGCAAGCGGCGCCGATCTGTTCACCATCGAGACGTACCACCAGCTCGGAGAGCCCCAAACGCGGGAATGGCTGCAACGACTCAGGACACTCCCACTGGTGTATCGCGGCCACGGGTGGGTCGCGACCCATGCCGGTTTCGACGAGCACGGGCAACCGGATCTTGATGTCCGTGAGTCGTTTTGGGAGCGTTATGACGGCCGTTACGGCATGGTCGTTGTTGGGCACACCCCTCGACCGGCGGTTGAACAACGTGGCCAGATCGTGATGATTGACACCGGTGCGGTTTACGGAGGGCCACTCACAGCGTTTTGCCCTGAAACCCATGCCGTTGTGCAGGTGATCGGACAGCCCGCAGAACAAGCCGTCCATCGCCCGCAGCGGACTCTGACCGCTGGGGTGCCTTGCTGA